In Vibrio japonicus, the following are encoded in one genomic region:
- the arfB gene encoding alternative ribosome rescue aminoacyl-tRNA hydrolase ArfB, translated as MLKISNTVTLQAWEIQLTAIRAQGSGGQNVNKVSSAIHLQFDVKHSTLPDVYKERILALKDSRISKDGVITIKAQQFRTQEQNKEDALNRLAELIRAAMVVQKARKETKPTRASKERRLKGKNIKSQTKSLRGRIKH; from the coding sequence ATGCTCAAAATATCCAACACCGTTACCCTGCAAGCGTGGGAAATCCAATTGACTGCCATCCGAGCGCAAGGCTCCGGCGGGCAAAATGTGAATAAAGTCTCGTCGGCTATCCATCTTCAGTTCGATGTCAAACACTCCACCCTGCCGGATGTGTACAAAGAGCGAATTTTAGCGCTGAAGGATTCGAGAATTTCTAAAGACGGTGTGATCACGATTAAGGCGCAGCAGTTTCGTACCCAAGAACAAAACAAAGAAGATGCATTAAACCGATTGGCAGAGCTGATCCGCGCGGCGATGGTGGTACAAAAGGCACGTAAAGAGACCAAACCGACCCGCGCTTCCAAAGAGCGTAGACTGAAAGGTAAAAACATCAAGTCTCAGACTAAATCTTTACGTGGCCGCATTAAGCATTAA
- a CDS encoding Rieske 2Fe-2S domain-containing protein has product MNSKLKQLADNVRNAVVADPDTGRYQCDRGIFTDRELFELEMKYIFEGNWVYLAHESQIPNPGDYYSVTVGRQPVIITRTKDGDLKAILNTCTHRGATLCRKKRGNKASFTCPFHGWTFRNDGKLLKAKDQKKGGYPDQFNTDGSHDLKEMAKFGNYRGFLFGSLSADVLPLEEYLGETTKIIDNIVDQAEDGLEILRGSSTYTYEGNWKLTAENGADGYHVSSVHWNYLSTMGQRNYEKGGTEAVDAKSWSAEGGFYSFENGHMMLWTRLLNPEVRPVFGQLERLEKTFGEARADSIVRTTKNLCLYPNVYLMDQFSTQIRVSRPIDVNKTEVTIYAFAPKNESAELRAKRIRQYEDFFNVSGMGTPDDLEEFRACQDGYEARGARWNDMSRGATHWIDGPDDHANQLDMKPLMSGTKPEDEGLYVNHHRHWQDEMLRAIEAESDQIIPVLNKETDA; this is encoded by the coding sequence ATGAATAGCAAACTCAAGCAACTAGCAGACAACGTACGAAACGCCGTTGTTGCCGATCCAGACACTGGACGTTACCAGTGTGACCGTGGCATTTTCACCGATCGTGAACTGTTTGAACTGGAAATGAAGTACATCTTTGAAGGTAACTGGGTTTATCTTGCTCACGAAAGCCAAATTCCTAATCCAGGTGACTACTACTCAGTCACTGTCGGCAGACAGCCTGTTATCATCACTCGAACCAAAGACGGCGATTTAAAAGCCATCCTCAATACGTGTACCCACCGTGGCGCAACTCTGTGCCGTAAGAAACGCGGTAACAAAGCTTCTTTTACTTGTCCGTTCCACGGATGGACCTTCCGCAACGACGGAAAACTACTCAAGGCGAAAGACCAGAAAAAGGGTGGGTATCCGGATCAATTCAATACTGACGGTTCCCATGATTTGAAAGAGATGGCTAAGTTCGGGAACTATCGCGGATTTCTATTCGGTAGTTTAAGCGCCGATGTACTCCCATTAGAAGAGTATTTGGGTGAAACGACCAAAATCATCGATAACATTGTTGATCAAGCGGAAGATGGGTTGGAAATACTGCGCGGCAGTTCAACTTACACCTACGAAGGTAACTGGAAGTTAACAGCAGAGAATGGGGCTGATGGCTACCACGTGAGTTCAGTGCACTGGAACTACCTGTCAACTATGGGTCAGCGAAACTATGAAAAAGGCGGCACAGAGGCGGTAGATGCGAAAAGTTGGTCAGCGGAAGGCGGTTTCTACTCATTTGAAAACGGCCATATGATGCTTTGGACCCGCTTGTTAAACCCTGAGGTGCGTCCAGTTTTCGGCCAACTAGAGCGATTGGAAAAGACCTTTGGTGAGGCGAGAGCCGACTCTATCGTTCGCACGACCAAAAACCTATGTCTATATCCGAATGTTTACTTGATGGATCAGTTCTCCACTCAAATCCGAGTCAGTCGTCCGATTGATGTGAACAAAACTGAAGTCACCATTTATGCCTTCGCGCCAAAGAACGAATCAGCAGAATTACGTGCCAAGCGTATCCGTCAGTACGAAGATTTCTTCAATGTATCTGGCATGGGTACTCCTGACGATCTGGAAGAATTCCGCGCTTGCCAAGATGGATACGAAGCAAGAGGCGCACGATGGAATGACATGAGCCGCGGCGCAACGCACTGGATTGACGGCCCTGATGACCATGCAAACCAATTGGATATGAAGCCTCTAATGAGCGGGACTAAACCGGAAGATGAAGGCCTATATGTGAATCACCACCGCCACTGGCAGGACGAAATGCTAAGAGCTATTGAAGCTGAATCTGACCAAATTATTCCGGTACTGAACAAGGAGACTGACGCATGA
- the catA gene encoding catechol 1,2-dioxygenase has translation MMNVKTMHTPEVQELLEKVAGFNNSDGNERVKTILHRVMHDVFQIIEDLDITQDELWTAVYYINQLGANGEAALLAPGLGIDKYLDIRSDEADKQAGLYGGTPRTIEGPLYVAGSPKSEGFARMDDGTDTESEVMLLTGQVTDQDGNPIRNAVVDIWHANSMGAYSYFDKSQSEYNLRRRIETDENGRYTARSIIPAGYGCPPEGSTQHLLNQLGRHGNRPAHIHFFISKPGYKHLTTQINLAGDEYTYDDFAFATLEELVIEAQRIEDPAKADALGLEGPFTQVEFDIQLLSTEKSELHVRHSRLRALEGEQA, from the coding sequence ATGATGAACGTTAAAACTATGCACACACCGGAAGTACAAGAGCTACTAGAGAAAGTTGCAGGTTTCAATAATTCTGACGGTAATGAAAGGGTTAAAACTATCCTGCACCGCGTTATGCACGATGTCTTCCAGATTATTGAAGATCTGGACATCACACAGGATGAATTATGGACAGCGGTCTATTACATCAACCAACTGGGTGCGAATGGTGAGGCGGCTCTGTTAGCTCCAGGTCTTGGAATCGACAAGTACCTAGATATTCGTTCGGACGAGGCGGATAAGCAAGCTGGACTCTATGGCGGAACACCAAGAACGATTGAAGGCCCTCTATATGTAGCGGGTTCGCCGAAGAGTGAAGGTTTTGCTCGCATGGATGATGGTACCGACACTGAATCAGAAGTTATGTTACTGACTGGACAGGTTACGGATCAAGACGGCAACCCAATTCGCAACGCCGTGGTAGACATTTGGCATGCAAACAGTATGGGTGCGTACTCTTACTTTGATAAATCTCAAAGTGAATACAACCTGCGTCGTCGAATCGAGACTGATGAAAACGGCCGCTACACGGCTCGCTCGATTATTCCGGCAGGCTACGGTTGTCCTCCAGAAGGCTCAACTCAGCATTTGCTTAACCAGTTAGGACGTCATGGTAACCGACCTGCTCATATTCACTTCTTTATTTCTAAGCCGGGTTACAAACACCTAACCACTCAGATCAACCTAGCCGGTGATGAATACACTTACGATGATTTTGCTTTTGCAACCCTTGAAGAGTTGGTTATTGAAGCACAACGTATCGAAGATCCAGCTAAGGCAGACGCTCTAGGATTAGAAGGTCCATTCACTCAGGTTGAATTCGATATCCAACTGCTCAGCACAGAAAAGTCAGAACTTCACGTTCGCCACTCTCGCTTGCGCGCCCTTGAGGGTGAACAGGCTTAA
- a CDS encoding RimK family protein, translated as MANILIVTDELGDWKQYFPSENVVSVNDYLTSGAFTENKSIQVINLCRSYDYMSNGYYCSLMAEARGHRVIPRVMTMNDLTQQFMLNLKQTYFEKHFRDQDQIDAKIYFGRTEVTGLEKIAHQVFEHFMVPVLDASFIRVNNKWQLARLEACAFQSLNDSEQDFFASSLESFSNKVWRKKKKSKNYRYDIAILIDPEEKMPPSDPKAIRRFQRAANRIGINMEIIGPDDLGRLGEFDGLFIRATTNISNFTYKFAKAAENLGLVVMDDPESIMKCTNKVFLTELLTLHKVPVPNSMVLRAGANEQLEEVVNKIGFPMVLKVPDGAFSIGVVKVKNLEELTQQCDKVFEKSALILAQEYLPTDFDWRIGILNRQPIYACKYLMSRGHWQIYQHHNSGRVTSGGFETLDIKHVPKHVLDAATKAANLISNGIYGVDVKEIGDKAYVIEVNDNPSIDHHVEDAFLGDLLYDRIVTEFLRRIQMRGF; from the coding sequence ATGGCGAACATCCTTATTGTTACTGATGAACTAGGTGACTGGAAACAGTACTTCCCTTCCGAAAATGTTGTGTCTGTAAATGATTACCTTACCAGTGGCGCGTTTACCGAGAACAAAAGTATTCAAGTAATCAACCTTTGTCGCTCTTATGATTATATGAGTAATGGTTACTATTGCTCCTTAATGGCTGAGGCACGAGGGCATCGAGTCATCCCAAGAGTGATGACGATGAATGACCTCACTCAACAATTTATGCTTAACCTAAAGCAAACTTACTTTGAGAAGCACTTTCGCGATCAAGATCAGATTGATGCCAAAATTTACTTTGGTCGAACCGAAGTCACTGGGTTGGAAAAAATCGCTCATCAAGTATTTGAACACTTTATGGTTCCAGTGCTCGATGCAAGCTTTATCCGCGTCAACAATAAATGGCAATTGGCTCGCTTAGAAGCGTGTGCATTTCAATCTTTAAACGATAGTGAGCAGGATTTTTTTGCTTCCTCGTTAGAGTCGTTTTCAAACAAAGTCTGGCGCAAGAAAAAGAAAAGCAAAAACTATCGTTATGACATTGCCATACTGATTGATCCAGAAGAAAAGATGCCGCCTTCCGATCCTAAAGCGATTCGACGTTTCCAACGTGCCGCTAATCGAATTGGGATTAATATGGAAATCATTGGGCCGGATGATTTGGGTAGGCTTGGGGAGTTTGATGGACTCTTTATTCGTGCTACCACCAATATCTCCAACTTTACGTATAAGTTTGCCAAAGCCGCGGAAAACTTAGGGCTGGTGGTCATGGATGACCCTGAGTCGATCATGAAATGCACGAACAAAGTGTTTTTAACGGAATTGCTGACCTTACACAAAGTGCCGGTACCAAATAGTATGGTTCTGCGTGCGGGTGCCAATGAGCAGTTGGAAGAGGTTGTAAACAAAATCGGTTTCCCTATGGTGCTAAAAGTGCCGGATGGTGCATTCTCCATTGGCGTAGTGAAAGTCAAAAATCTCGAAGAGCTGACGCAGCAGTGTGATAAGGTTTTTGAGAAAAGTGCTTTGATTCTGGCACAAGAATATCTACCAACGGATTTCGATTGGCGAATAGGCATCCTTAATCGCCAACCTATTTATGCGTGCAAGTACTTAATGAGTCGTGGCCATTGGCAAATTTATCAACACCATAATTCTGGTAGGGTTACTTCTGGTGGCTTTGAAACGCTCGATATAAAACATGTCCCTAAACATGTACTTGATGCCGCGACTAAAGCCGCGAATTTAATTAGCAATGGGATCTATGGCGTTGACGTAAAAGAGATTGGTGATAAAGCTTATGTCATTGAAGTCAATGACAACCCAAGCATTGACCATCATGTTGAAGATGCCTTTTTGGGTGATTTACTTTATGACCGGATTGTCACGGAATTTTTACGACGAATTCAAATGCGTGGTTTCTGA
- the benD gene encoding benzoate diol dehydrogenase BenD yields MSARFINKVMVVTGAAQGIGKRVAELAASEGAKLVLVDIADYVHGVASQLQEQGTEVLALQADLETWQGAQSVMEKAYAQYGRIDILINNVGGTIWAQPFEHYQPEQIEKEIQRSLFPTLWCCRAAIPYMLEHQSGAIVNVSSVATRGLMRVPYGAAKGGINALTVNMAFEYAERGIRINATAPGGTEAPTRLTPRNSAPQKEQEKEWYQSLVEQTNATSFMHRYGTLDEQAEPILFLASDAASYITGTVLPVAGGDLG; encoded by the coding sequence ATGAGTGCCCGCTTTATCAATAAGGTCATGGTTGTCACTGGCGCCGCGCAAGGGATTGGTAAGCGCGTAGCAGAACTGGCTGCGAGTGAAGGCGCAAAGCTAGTTCTGGTTGATATCGCCGACTATGTTCACGGCGTGGCCTCGCAACTGCAAGAGCAAGGCACGGAAGTACTGGCGCTTCAAGCTGACTTGGAAACATGGCAAGGCGCACAATCTGTCATGGAGAAAGCTTACGCACAATATGGTCGTATCGACATTCTCATCAACAATGTTGGTGGAACCATTTGGGCTCAGCCTTTTGAACACTATCAACCAGAGCAAATCGAGAAGGAAATACAGCGATCGCTCTTTCCAACTCTGTGGTGCTGCAGAGCAGCCATCCCATACATGTTAGAGCACCAAAGCGGGGCTATCGTGAATGTGTCATCTGTGGCCACCCGCGGTCTGATGCGAGTGCCTTACGGTGCTGCGAAGGGAGGCATTAATGCGCTAACAGTGAATATGGCATTCGAATACGCTGAGCGTGGGATCAGAATCAACGCTACCGCACCAGGGGGAACTGAGGCGCCTACACGCTTGACGCCGCGTAATAGTGCACCTCAGAAGGAACAGGAAAAAGAGTGGTATCAATCCCTCGTCGAACAGACGAATGCCACTAGCTTTATGCATCGTTATGGAACACTCGATGAGCAGGCTGAACCGATCCTATTTTTGGCCTCTGATGCCGCTAGTTACATCACTGGCACAGTCCTTCCTGTTGCAGGGGGCGATTTGGGCTAG
- the rimI gene encoding ribosomal protein S18-alanine N-acetyltransferase, whose product MEYSNAQLDDLDSLLHLENQVFTSDNINRRQMKRFIQSHHCQFFVAKENDRLAGYALVLFNQATQLARIYSIAVSPDFRGQGIADQLIIQCEQSTVERGYITLRLEVREDNSAAIRLYEKHGFKRLKTLIHYYDGLIDGLRMQKRLGTLGPTLALSMPLYVQTLPFTCGAACLLMSFAALGHSTSPSRKKEVQLWREATTIFMAGGHGGCSGQGLALAANRRGFAVELWSHSRGTPFIHSVRDPLKKSVIELVHADFMDQIEQTDIKVEQAPPHIPQIENWIEQGAAVLLLISTYRFNGCKEPHWIVLSGMSDHFFYFHDPLVEEAQDAVTAAYVPIGKSALEQIVGFGKQKHTACVVIFPKEVQTSVVND is encoded by the coding sequence ATGGAATACAGCAACGCTCAACTCGATGATTTAGATTCTCTGCTTCATTTGGAAAATCAAGTATTCACCAGTGACAATATAAACCGTCGGCAAATGAAGCGGTTTATTCAGTCTCATCACTGTCAGTTCTTTGTCGCCAAAGAGAACGATCGACTTGCTGGATATGCACTCGTGCTTTTCAACCAAGCGACGCAACTTGCACGAATCTACTCCATTGCAGTATCGCCAGATTTTAGAGGTCAAGGCATTGCAGACCAGTTGATTATCCAATGTGAGCAAAGCACTGTGGAACGAGGCTACATTACTCTAAGGCTTGAAGTTAGGGAAGATAATTCAGCGGCTATACGTCTCTATGAAAAGCATGGATTTAAGCGATTAAAAACCTTGATTCATTACTACGATGGCCTGATAGATGGACTGAGGATGCAGAAACGTCTTGGTACATTAGGTCCCACACTCGCGCTGTCGATGCCGTTGTATGTTCAAACGCTTCCATTCACATGTGGTGCAGCGTGTCTGCTTATGAGTTTTGCCGCACTCGGGCACTCAACATCGCCTTCGCGCAAGAAGGAAGTACAGCTTTGGCGTGAAGCCACAACGATTTTTATGGCAGGCGGTCATGGTGGTTGTAGTGGGCAAGGTTTAGCACTTGCCGCAAATCGACGTGGCTTTGCTGTCGAGCTGTGGTCTCACTCGCGAGGGACACCTTTTATTCACTCCGTTCGTGACCCATTGAAAAAATCTGTGATCGAGCTGGTCCATGCCGACTTTATGGATCAAATCGAGCAGACCGATATTAAAGTTGAGCAAGCCCCTCCGCACATTCCGCAAATAGAAAACTGGATTGAACAGGGGGCAGCGGTGTTATTGCTGATTAGCACCTACCGATTTAATGGGTGTAAAGAGCCCCACTGGATTGTGCTCAGCGGTATGAGCGACCACTTTTTTTACTTTCATGACCCATTGGTCGAAGAAGCACAAGACGCTGTCACGGCTGCATATGTGCCAATAGGTAAGAGCGCTCTAGAGCAGATTGTTGGTTTTGGAAAACAAAAGCATACGGCTTGTGTTGTTATATTCCCCAAAGAAGTCCAAACAAGTGTGGTCAACGACTAG
- the benC gene encoding benzoate 1,2-dioxygenase electron transfer component BenC, translated as MTYNIALNFEDGVTRVINCNDGETVLDAAYRAQLNLPMDCSDGVCGTCKGTCRQGKYDLGEEYIDEALTDEEAEKGLILTCQMVPSSDCVVEIPAVSSMCSKAANSTVTGTVDVVNLISPTAIELKITADNDIGFLPGQYVNIQVPGSDETRAYSFSSLPGSRQLSFLIRNVPGGLMSSWLVGKAKSNDTVSLTGPMGVFYLRPVERPVLMLAGGTGLAPFLSMLEHLKEKGCDQPVHLIYGVTNDDDLVCVSALEAFAASIPNFSFKTVIANEESDHPRKGYVTNHMEDAPFNDGDVDVYLCGPPPMVNAVLGHFESQGIKPNSFHYEKFTASVTPASEEAA; from the coding sequence ATGACTTATAACATTGCACTCAATTTCGAAGATGGCGTCACTCGTGTCATTAACTGTAACGACGGTGAGACGGTTCTCGATGCGGCATACCGCGCACAATTGAACCTGCCTATGGACTGTTCCGACGGAGTTTGCGGTACGTGTAAGGGCACTTGCCGTCAAGGAAAATACGATTTAGGCGAAGAGTATATCGACGAAGCGCTAACGGATGAAGAAGCTGAAAAAGGGCTTATCCTAACCTGTCAAATGGTGCCTTCCAGCGATTGTGTCGTCGAAATCCCAGCGGTTTCTTCAATGTGTAGTAAGGCCGCAAACAGCACAGTTACGGGAACTGTCGATGTGGTCAACCTCATATCGCCGACCGCTATCGAACTAAAAATTACCGCTGATAACGATATCGGCTTCCTACCTGGCCAGTACGTCAACATTCAGGTGCCAGGTAGTGATGAAACAAGAGCTTACTCTTTCAGCTCACTGCCAGGTAGCCGTCAATTGAGTTTCTTGATCCGAAATGTACCCGGCGGTCTGATGAGCTCTTGGCTGGTCGGTAAAGCTAAGTCCAACGATACCGTATCGTTAACTGGCCCAATGGGTGTGTTCTACTTACGTCCGGTTGAGCGCCCTGTCTTGATGCTTGCCGGTGGCACAGGATTGGCTCCGTTCCTTTCGATGCTAGAACACCTGAAGGAAAAAGGGTGCGATCAGCCAGTACATCTGATCTACGGCGTCACCAACGACGACGATCTGGTGTGTGTATCAGCCTTGGAAGCCTTTGCCGCTAGTATTCCTAATTTCAGTTTTAAAACGGTTATCGCGAATGAAGAAAGCGATCATCCGCGCAAAGGATACGTGACCAATCATATGGAAGACGCGCCTTTCAATGACGGTGATGTTGACGTTTATCTTTGTGGCCCACCTCCGATGGTGAATGCGGTATTAGGTCATTTCGAATCTCAGGGAATCAAACCGAATTCTTTCCATTACGAAAAATTCACTGCGAGTGTGACTCCTGCTTCTGAGGAGGCCGCATGA
- the benB gene encoding benzoate 1,2-dioxygenase small subunit → MSLNYHDIQQFINREARYLDDKEWDNWLACYHKDVTYWMPAWDDDEELTEDPQREISLIYYPNRDGLEDRVYRLKTERSGASSLPEPRTKHFISGLEILSHEGSELQLRFNWLTKSYRYKKTQEFYGTSFYTLDISGETPLITYKKIVLTNDCINQAVDVYHL, encoded by the coding sequence ATGAGCTTGAATTACCACGATATACAGCAGTTTATTAACCGTGAAGCCCGCTATCTCGATGATAAAGAGTGGGATAACTGGCTAGCGTGTTATCACAAAGATGTGACGTACTGGATGCCAGCATGGGATGACGATGAGGAGCTGACGGAAGATCCGCAGCGTGAGATCTCACTGATTTACTACCCGAACCGAGATGGCTTAGAAGACCGTGTATACCGATTGAAAACGGAACGTTCCGGTGCAAGCTCGTTGCCAGAACCGCGCACCAAACACTTTATTAGCGGGTTGGAGATCCTATCGCATGAAGGAAGTGAATTGCAGCTGCGTTTCAACTGGTTGACGAAGTCTTATCGCTATAAGAAGACACAGGAATTTTACGGTACATCTTTTTACACCTTAGACATCAGCGGCGAAACCCCTTTAATCACGTACAAAAAAATTGTGCTGACTAACGACTGCATCAATCAGGCGGTTGATGTTTACCACTTGTAA
- a CDS encoding VOC family protein, whose protein sequence is MNPVGWFEIYVDDMERAKAFYEAVFEVTLEQIDDPANVGIVMWGFPSSMDRYGATGALAKMEGVRAGGNSTMVYFACEDCATEESRVVDAGGSVEHSKFSIGKYGCISIVSDTEGNMIGLHSMS, encoded by the coding sequence ATGAATCCAGTAGGCTGGTTTGAAATTTATGTTGATGACATGGAACGGGCGAAAGCATTCTACGAGGCGGTGTTTGAAGTCACGCTAGAGCAGATTGATGATCCCGCCAACGTCGGCATTGTGATGTGGGGCTTTCCATCGTCGATGGATCGATATGGCGCGACGGGTGCGTTGGCGAAGATGGAAGGTGTGCGAGCTGGTGGCAATAGCACGATGGTGTACTTCGCCTGTGAAGATTGCGCCACGGAAGAATCACGCGTGGTCGATGCGGGAGGAAGCGTGGAACATTCTAAGTTCTCAATCGGTAAATATGGCTGTATCTCAATCGTCAGTGATACCGAAGGGAATATGATTGGCTTGCATTCGATGAGTTGA
- a CDS encoding MFS transporter, with amino-acid sequence MSSINITEVVDNAKFNRFHWKVLFWCTLIIIFDGYDLVIYGVVLPKLMSQWDLDPYVAGMLGSAALFGMMFGAMGFGMLSDKLGRKKTILMCVVLFSAVSAVNGLASTPWQFGILRFIAGLGIGGVMPNVVSLMTEYSPKKSRSTLVALMFSGYAIGGMMSAGLGIWIVPRFGWEIMFFLAAVPLVLLPLMIKHLPESLTFLVTQKREQEARELLVKVEPSCDNNKDSELVVASAQKAQAPVLELFRDGRMFSTLMFWTAFFCCLLMVYALGSWLPKLMSVAGYGLSSSLMFLMILNVGAIIGAVGGGWLADKFSLRSVLVCFFILGSLSLIMLGYKNPTWVLYTLVGIAGAATIGSQILLYAYVAQYYPTHIRSTGLGWASGVGRNGAIFGPMVGGALLAMALPHQINFLVLAVPGVIATISMIFVDRNFSRQPRSVEA; translated from the coding sequence ATGAGTAGCATCAATATTACCGAGGTTGTCGATAACGCCAAATTTAACCGCTTTCACTGGAAGGTATTATTTTGGTGTACCTTAATCATCATTTTTGATGGCTACGATCTTGTCATTTATGGCGTAGTATTGCCTAAACTGATGAGTCAATGGGACCTAGACCCCTATGTTGCCGGTATGCTGGGAAGCGCCGCACTGTTTGGGATGATGTTCGGTGCGATGGGGTTCGGGATGCTGTCGGACAAACTTGGCCGGAAAAAAACCATACTGATGTGTGTGGTACTGTTTAGTGCAGTCAGCGCCGTGAATGGCTTAGCCAGCACTCCATGGCAGTTCGGTATTCTGCGCTTTATCGCTGGCCTAGGTATCGGGGGAGTAATGCCTAATGTCGTCTCACTCATGACCGAATACTCGCCGAAAAAGAGCCGAAGTACATTGGTTGCATTGATGTTCTCTGGTTATGCCATCGGTGGGATGATGTCTGCAGGACTAGGTATCTGGATCGTACCCCGCTTCGGTTGGGAGATCATGTTCTTCCTTGCTGCGGTTCCGCTTGTGCTGTTGCCGCTGATGATCAAGCATTTGCCGGAATCACTGACATTCTTGGTTACGCAAAAGCGCGAGCAAGAAGCGCGTGAGTTACTCGTGAAGGTGGAGCCAAGCTGTGATAACAACAAGGACTCGGAGCTGGTTGTTGCATCTGCCCAAAAGGCTCAAGCTCCAGTATTAGAGCTATTCCGTGACGGACGTATGTTTAGCACGCTGATGTTTTGGACGGCGTTTTTCTGTTGTCTACTGATGGTTTACGCACTAGGCTCTTGGCTGCCAAAATTGATGTCCGTGGCGGGTTACGGATTAAGCTCAAGCCTGATGTTCCTAATGATACTCAATGTAGGTGCTATCATCGGTGCGGTCGGTGGTGGTTGGCTAGCGGATAAGTTCTCCCTACGCTCGGTCCTTGTGTGCTTCTTTATCCTTGGCTCTCTGTCGCTCATTATGCTCGGTTACAAGAACCCAACTTGGGTACTGTATACTCTCGTAGGTATTGCTGGTGCTGCGACTATTGGTTCCCAGATCCTGCTGTATGCGTATGTGGCTCAATACTACCCAACTCACATCCGATCAACTGGTTTGGGCTGGGCATCTGGAGTTGGCCGTAACGGTGCCATTTTTGGTCCGATGGTTGGTGGTGCATTATTGGCCATGGCGCTTCCTCACCAGATCAATTTCTTAGTACTGGCTGTACCAGGAGTTATCGCAACCATTTCAATGATATTCGTTGATCGAAACTTTAGCCGTCAGCCGCGCTCAGTAGAAGCGTAA
- a CDS encoding SPOR domain-containing protein, producing MPNSIPEAQCVGVMTSQDAYGNMNSNHFTMQVLALRQQADIQEYISHIKPDYPVWVNWKSSRGARWYAVTVGDFRTKNEAYRAIQTLPQNVQRSEPFILTFEKMKKQQETNVVRMR from the coding sequence ATGCCCAACTCAATTCCAGAAGCACAATGCGTCGGTGTCATGACTTCTCAGGATGCTTACGGGAATATGAACTCTAACCACTTTACCATGCAAGTTTTGGCGCTGAGGCAACAAGCTGATATTCAAGAATATATTAGTCATATTAAGCCCGACTATCCGGTATGGGTAAACTGGAAGTCCAGTCGTGGAGCACGTTGGTATGCTGTAACCGTTGGGGACTTTAGAACAAAAAATGAGGCTTATCGCGCAATCCAGACGTTGCCTCAGAATGTACAACGATCTGAGCCATTCATCTTGACCTTCGAGAAAATGAAAAAGCAACAAGAGACCAATGTAGTACGTATGCGATAG
- the catC gene encoding muconolactone Delta-isomerase — translation MLFKVEMTVKIPHSLPEDTVAEIKAKEKAYAQQLQQSGKWRHLWRVAGSYANVSIFDVKDNAELQDLISQLPLFPYMDISVSPLCRHPSSIHEDDR, via the coding sequence ATGTTATTCAAAGTTGAAATGACGGTAAAAATCCCACATTCCCTGCCGGAAGATACGGTCGCCGAAATAAAAGCGAAAGAGAAAGCTTACGCGCAACAACTTCAGCAATCAGGTAAATGGCGACATTTGTGGCGAGTAGCAGGCAGCTACGCCAACGTCAGTATTTTCGATGTAAAAGATAACGCGGAACTACAGGATTTGATTAGCCAGTTACCGCTGTTTCCTTATATGGACATCAGTGTATCCCCTTTATGTCGTCACCCTTCGTCCATTCACGAAGATGACCGATGA